One part of the Leucobacter triazinivorans genome encodes these proteins:
- a CDS encoding DNA gyrase/topoisomerase IV subunit A yields MTDAPSASPDNAASSGPRAAHELAGERIEDIDISQEMEGSFLEYAYSVIYSRALPDARDGLKPVQRRILFMMQDMGLRPEKGHVKSARVVGEVMGKLHPHGDASIYDALVRMAQGFAMRLPLVDGHGNFGSLDDGPAASRYTEARLAGAALAMTGSLDEDVVDFVPNYDNQIMQPDVLPSAVPNLLVNGASGIAVGMATNLAPHNLVEIVDGAKHLLHHPDATVDELMEFIPGPDLPGGGTIVGLDGVKDAYRTGRGAFRTRAKVAVEPLGPRRTGLVVTELPHLVGPERVIEKIKQGVEAKKLSGISDVADLTDRKNGLRLVITLKTGFSPEAVLEQLYRYTPLEDSFSINSVALVNGQPQTLGLREMLRVFLDHRVSVITRRSEFRLRKRRERLHLVEGLLIAILDIDEVIQLIRTSDDAETARARLMQVFDLSELQAEYILELRLRRLTKFSRVELEAEQDQLRSEIEALLQILGSPERLREVVSAELDEAAEAFGTPRRTVLTGAVARPARTPAAASSLQVADTPCTVLLSATGRALRVDRDPDASETLRAASRATKHGAISSRADGTVRGELGAILSDGSLHRFTPVDLPLVPGASIAFSAGVALLDYLGVTDKKLRVVGLVPLGGEGEGSGDATASGPPIGLFTAQGTVKRVVLADLPAKPSFEVIGLKPGDRLIGAFPAPDESEFAVVTSDAQLLRFPASSVRPQGRPAGGMAGIKLGADARVVFAGAVPAGAAARVVTVADSSITLPGTDVATAKVSDWSEFPAKGRATGGVRAQRFLKWEDQIACAWVGTGEPRALAADGAARKLPEELGRRDGSGQPIDGAAAYIGAAP; encoded by the coding sequence ATGACCGACGCACCCAGCGCCTCCCCCGACAACGCCGCGTCCTCGGGCCCCCGTGCCGCCCACGAGCTGGCCGGCGAGCGCATCGAGGACATCGACATCTCGCAGGAGATGGAGGGATCGTTCCTCGAGTACGCCTACTCGGTGATCTACTCCCGCGCTCTTCCGGACGCACGCGACGGGTTGAAGCCCGTGCAGCGCCGAATCCTCTTCATGATGCAGGATATGGGCCTGCGCCCGGAGAAGGGGCACGTCAAGTCGGCCCGTGTCGTGGGTGAGGTGATGGGCAAGCTGCACCCTCACGGCGACGCCTCGATCTACGACGCGCTGGTGCGGATGGCCCAGGGCTTCGCAATGCGCCTGCCACTCGTCGACGGGCACGGCAACTTCGGCTCGCTCGACGACGGGCCCGCGGCGTCGCGCTACACCGAGGCCCGCCTCGCCGGGGCAGCCCTCGCCATGACCGGGTCGCTCGACGAGGACGTGGTCGACTTCGTCCCCAACTACGACAACCAGATCATGCAGCCCGACGTTCTGCCGTCGGCAGTGCCCAACCTGCTGGTCAACGGCGCGAGCGGCATCGCCGTCGGCATGGCCACGAATCTCGCCCCGCACAACCTCGTCGAGATCGTCGACGGGGCCAAGCATCTGCTGCACCACCCCGATGCCACGGTCGACGAGCTCATGGAGTTCATCCCGGGCCCCGACCTTCCGGGCGGCGGCACCATCGTGGGCCTGGACGGGGTGAAGGACGCCTACCGCACCGGCCGCGGCGCGTTCCGCACTCGGGCGAAGGTCGCCGTCGAGCCGCTCGGTCCGCGCCGCACCGGGCTCGTCGTCACCGAGCTCCCCCACCTGGTCGGCCCCGAGCGGGTGATCGAGAAGATCAAGCAGGGCGTCGAGGCCAAGAAGCTCTCGGGCATCTCCGACGTCGCCGACCTCACGGACCGGAAGAACGGGCTGCGCCTGGTCATCACGCTCAAGACCGGGTTCTCTCCCGAGGCGGTGCTCGAGCAGCTCTACCGCTACACGCCGCTCGAGGACTCCTTCAGCATCAACTCGGTCGCCCTCGTGAACGGCCAGCCGCAGACGCTGGGACTGCGCGAGATGCTGCGGGTCTTCCTCGATCATCGCGTCTCGGTGATCACCCGCCGGTCCGAGTTCCGGCTGCGCAAGCGCCGCGAGCGCCTCCACCTGGTCGAGGGGCTGCTCATCGCGATCCTCGACATCGACGAGGTGATTCAGCTCATCCGCACGAGCGACGACGCCGAGACGGCCCGTGCGCGCCTCATGCAGGTGTTCGACCTCTCCGAGCTCCAGGCCGAGTACATCCTCGAGCTGCGCCTGCGCCGCCTCACCAAGTTCTCCCGGGTCGAACTCGAGGCCGAGCAGGATCAGCTCCGCTCCGAGATCGAGGCGCTGCTCCAGATTCTCGGCAGCCCCGAGCGTCTTCGCGAGGTCGTCTCCGCCGAGCTCGACGAAGCCGCCGAGGCGTTCGGCACACCCCGCCGTACCGTCCTCACCGGGGCGGTGGCGCGGCCGGCACGCACCCCCGCCGCGGCATCCTCGCTGCAGGTGGCCGACACCCCCTGCACGGTGCTCCTCTCGGCTACGGGGCGCGCACTGCGCGTGGACCGTGACCCAGATGCGTCGGAGACGCTGCGCGCCGCCTCCCGCGCCACCAAGCACGGCGCGATCTCCTCGAGGGCCGATGGCACGGTGCGCGGCGAGCTCGGGGCGATCCTGAGCGACGGAAGCCTGCACCGTTTCACGCCGGTCGATCTGCCGCTCGTACCCGGGGCCTCGATCGCGTTCTCGGCGGGAGTCGCGCTGCTCGACTACCTCGGTGTCACGGACAAGAAGCTGCGTGTTGTGGGGCTCGTCCCCCTCGGCGGCGAGGGCGAAGGATCCGGCGACGCCACCGCCTCGGGGCCGCCGATCGGACTCTTCACCGCGCAGGGCACGGTGAAGCGGGTCGTGCTCGCCGACCTGCCCGCGAAGCCGTCGTTCGAGGTGATCGGCCTGAAGCCCGGCGATCGCCTGATCGGCGCGTTCCCGGCGCCGGACGAGTCGGAGTTCGCAGTCGTCACGAGCGATGCCCAGCTGCTGCGCTTCCCTGCATCTTCGGTGCGCCCTCAGGGACGCCCTGCCGGCGGCATGGCGGGCATCAAACTCGGCGCCGACGCGCGCGTCGTGTTCGCCGGAGCGGTTCCCGCGGGGGCCGCGGCGCGCGTGGTCACCGTGGCCGACAGCTCGATCACGCTCCCGGGCACCGACGTCGCCACGGCGAAGGTATCGGACTGGTCGGAGTTTCCCGCCAAGGGTCGCGCGACCGGCGGTGTGCGTGCGCAGCGATTCCTCAAGTGGGAGGACCAGATCGCCTGCGCCTGGGTGGGGACGGGCGAGCCGCGCGCGCTCGCGGCCGACGGCGCGGCGCGCAAGCTGCCCGAGGAGCTCGGCCGTCGCGACGGCTCCGGCCAGCCGATCGACGGCGCCGCGGCCTACATCGGCGCGGCTCCCTGA
- a CDS encoding alkaline phosphatase family protein, which translates to MLPTTADNGARLAAILPSGLAAVARGLGSGLPDELAFAEEGSVADRLPSVRSFVMVVVDGLGHANLGAAKAHAPVLARLQRRRIETVAPSTTGAALTTLTTGRLPGEHGLIGYRIRHPRLGLVTTLKDWEGIDDRRAWQRSVPLFGLATQLGARAVAIGRPAHAEGGLTEAILTGAEYHPGPRIADRFEVASRLLRSDDPIVAYLYVDELDKAAHEYGWQSPAWLRRLEQLDAALDGLLRGMPGDVGVVVTADHGIVDVPRHQQVLLDADPSLLEGVAEIGGEPRFRSLYLRPGADPESVAARWAQAERTRGWAVTRDQAISSGCFGPVVPEVAARLGDVILAARRQVAYYCSTDDPRAQAMVGQHGSFSEDERGVPLAVAGALSGSGFAAAVAEAAAIRS; encoded by the coding sequence ATGCTACCGACGACCGCCGACAACGGTGCGAGGCTTGCCGCGATTCTGCCAAGCGGCCTCGCCGCGGTTGCGCGGGGGCTCGGATCCGGGCTGCCCGACGAACTCGCCTTCGCGGAGGAGGGCTCGGTCGCGGACCGTCTGCCGTCGGTGCGGTCCTTCGTCATGGTCGTGGTCGACGGACTCGGGCACGCCAACCTCGGTGCGGCGAAGGCGCACGCGCCGGTGCTCGCGCGGCTGCAGCGCCGCCGCATCGAGACGGTGGCTCCCTCGACCACCGGCGCCGCACTCACCACGCTCACGACCGGGCGCCTGCCGGGGGAGCACGGGCTCATCGGGTATCGCATTCGGCATCCCCGTCTCGGCCTCGTGACCACTCTCAAGGACTGGGAGGGCATCGACGACCGCAGGGCCTGGCAGCGCTCCGTCCCGCTGTTCGGGCTGGCGACGCAGCTGGGCGCTCGCGCGGTGGCGATCGGACGGCCGGCGCACGCCGAGGGCGGCCTGACGGAGGCGATCCTCACCGGTGCGGAGTATCACCCGGGCCCGCGGATCGCGGACCGCTTCGAGGTCGCCTCACGGCTGCTGCGCTCGGACGACCCGATCGTCGCCTATCTGTACGTCGACGAGCTGGACAAGGCGGCCCACGAGTACGGCTGGCAGAGCCCGGCCTGGCTGCGGCGGCTCGAGCAGCTCGACGCGGCCCTCGACGGACTGCTCCGCGGGATGCCCGGAGACGTCGGAGTCGTCGTCACGGCGGATCACGGAATCGTCGACGTGCCGCGACACCAGCAGGTGCTGCTGGACGCCGATCCCTCCCTGCTCGAGGGCGTCGCCGAGATCGGCGGGGAGCCCCGCTTCCGCTCGCTCTACCTGAGGCCGGGTGCGGATCCGGAGTCGGTCGCGGCGCGTTGGGCGCAGGCCGAGCGGACGCGCGGCTGGGCGGTCACCCGGGATCAGGCCATATCGTCCGGGTGCTTCGGCCCGGTCGTTCCCGAGGTCGCGGCGCGCCTCGGAGATGTCATCCTGGCGGCGCGCCGACAGGTCGCCTACTACTGCAGCACGGACGATCCTCGGGCTCAAGCGATGGTCGGACAGCACGGATCGTTCAGCGAGGACGAGCGCGGGGTGCCGCTCGCGGTCGCGGGAGCGCTCTCGGGCAGCGGTTTCGCTGCCGCGGTGGCGGAGGCGGCCGCGATCCGGAGCTGA
- the sepH gene encoding septation protein SepH yields MDELRFVRRDDRSLIVANEADEEFRLVVDDAVLSELRHLGRRERDTSRVRPRDIQARIRAGKSRAQVAKEMELDEADIERYAEPVLAERRYILERAHAVAVRTEASDEADQRFGAVIAERLLALGADTSEWESWRDDETGWMISLEFISHDVAHRAVWAFEHRKGTLSPVNPDAVNLSKLGDVGDRLIPKLRAVDTAEQPGRFDSDAFDASQLPLDLADEPEEDAPDTQQDGAAPTLSDTHAEYERRREIDQRAIKTGAQPPADLSQTADLLDALRKRRGERDRDRGGIEPHPAVGAPNSPAPAAPAPAEVEQAAPRARSIWQGAGVASDVDEEFAASRPAAVPQPSANDEPDASEIRDAAEGTGRAREAQSGEREAPERTGRKGRASIPSWDDILFGTRSDEDPV; encoded by the coding sequence ATGGACGAACTGCGCTTTGTGCGACGCGATGACCGGTCGCTGATTGTGGCCAACGAGGCCGACGAGGAGTTCCGGCTCGTGGTCGACGATGCCGTGCTGAGCGAGCTCCGGCACCTCGGCCGTCGGGAGCGCGACACCTCCCGCGTGCGCCCGCGCGACATTCAGGCACGCATCCGAGCCGGCAAGTCGCGCGCCCAGGTGGCGAAGGAGATGGAGCTCGACGAGGCCGACATCGAGCGCTATGCGGAGCCCGTACTGGCGGAGCGCCGATACATTCTCGAACGCGCGCACGCCGTCGCGGTGCGCACGGAGGCGAGCGACGAGGCCGATCAGCGCTTCGGCGCGGTAATCGCCGAGCGGCTGCTCGCGCTCGGCGCGGACACGAGCGAGTGGGAGTCCTGGCGAGACGACGAGACCGGCTGGATGATCAGTCTCGAGTTCATCTCGCACGACGTCGCCCACCGAGCCGTGTGGGCGTTCGAGCATCGCAAGGGAACCCTCTCCCCCGTCAATCCGGACGCCGTGAACCTGTCGAAGCTCGGGGACGTCGGGGATCGCCTGATCCCCAAGCTGCGCGCGGTCGACACCGCAGAGCAGCCCGGCCGCTTCGACTCCGATGCCTTCGACGCCTCCCAGTTGCCGCTCGATCTCGCCGACGAGCCGGAAGAGGACGCGCCCGATACACAGCAGGACGGTGCGGCACCGACCCTCTCGGATACGCATGCGGAGTACGAGCGGCGGCGCGAGATCGATCAGCGCGCCATCAAGACCGGGGCGCAACCGCCCGCGGATCTGAGCCAGACCGCAGACCTGCTCGATGCGCTGCGCAAGCGGCGCGGCGAGCGCGACCGCGATCGCGGCGGGATCGAGCCCCACCCAGCGGTCGGCGCCCCGAACAGCCCCGCCCCGGCCGCTCCCGCCCCCGCGGAGGTGGAGCAGGCCGCGCCGCGCGCGCGCAGCATCTGGCAGGGCGCCGGGGTCGCGTCCGATGTCGACGAGGAGTTCGCTGCCTCCCGCCCCGCTGCCGTCCCCCAGCCGTCGGCGAACGACGAGCCCGACGCCTCAGAAATCAGAGATGCCGCCGAGGGGACGGGCCGCGCGCGCGAGGCGCAGAGCGGAGAGCGCGAGGCGCCCGAGCGCACGGGGCGCAAGGGCCGCGCCTCGATCCCGAGCTGGGACGACATCCTCTTCGGCACCCGCAGCGACGAAGACCCGGTGTAA
- a CDS encoding DUF4193 domain-containing protein yields MATDYDAPRKSEEDAESIEALKERGPAKGGSGLDSEDADNPSMFIGGSDLSDVELDVVVLPQQDDEFTCVSCFLVRHRSQIDHETDLGPVCAECSH; encoded by the coding sequence ATGGCCACCGATTACGATGCCCCGCGCAAGTCCGAGGAAGATGCCGAGTCGATCGAGGCGCTGAAGGAACGCGGCCCCGCGAAGGGCGGTTCGGGACTCGATTCGGAGGACGCCGACAATCCCAGCATGTTCATCGGCGGATCCGACCTCTCGGACGTCGAGCTCGACGTCGTCGTGCTTCCTCAGCAGGACGACGAGTTCACCTGTGTCAGCTGCTTCCTGGTGCGTCACCGGTCGCAGATCGATCACGAGACCGATCTCGGACCGGTCTGCGCTGAGTGCTCGCACTGA
- a CDS encoding DUF3093 domain-containing protein → MTGATTPDVSTRSYRERLIPGPGLFIALLLVVPAVALVLTPVNAAIAVPTGVIVYIIAAATMLLLSPTIRVAQGRLIADRATIPVDQLGEIELLGAEALRAAIGPGLDARSFLLVRGWITRGVRIENVDPADPAPVWILTTRHPRRLADAIAAARVSDS, encoded by the coding sequence ATGACCGGAGCCACGACCCCCGACGTATCCACCCGCAGCTATCGCGAGCGCCTCATCCCGGGACCGGGCCTCTTCATCGCACTGCTCCTCGTCGTGCCGGCGGTGGCCCTCGTATTGACCCCCGTCAATGCGGCGATCGCGGTGCCGACCGGAGTGATCGTCTACATCATCGCCGCCGCCACGATGCTGCTGCTCAGTCCCACTATCCGGGTCGCGCAGGGACGCCTCATCGCCGACCGCGCCACGATCCCGGTCGATCAGCTGGGAGAGATCGAGCTGCTCGGCGCGGAGGCGCTTCGAGCCGCCATCGGCCCGGGCCTCGACGCCCGCAGCTTTCTGCTCGTGCGCGGGTGGATCACCCGCGGGGTGCGCATCGAGAATGTCGATCCGGCCGACCCGGCACCCGTCTGGATCCTCACCACCCGGCACCCCCGCCGCCTCGCTGATGCGATCGCAGCGGCCCGCGTCTCCGACTCGTGA
- the dut gene encoding dUTP diphosphatase: MTDVVEIPIRAEYPPRYAHPGDAGADLHAAEAAEIAPGERALIGTGVSIALPEGYAAFVVPRSGLAAKHGITVVNSPGTVDAGYRGEIKVVLLNTDREHTFRVEPGDRIAQVIVMPVSRAVFAPVQELSESDRGAGGFGSTGLRD; encoded by the coding sequence GTGACCGACGTCGTAGAGATCCCCATCCGTGCCGAGTATCCCCCGCGCTACGCGCACCCCGGAGACGCCGGGGCCGATCTGCATGCCGCGGAGGCGGCCGAGATCGCTCCGGGAGAGCGCGCGCTGATCGGCACGGGCGTGTCCATCGCGCTGCCGGAGGGGTACGCCGCATTCGTGGTGCCCCGCAGCGGTCTGGCCGCGAAGCACGGCATCACCGTCGTCAACAGCCCCGGCACCGTCGACGCGGGATACCGCGGTGAGATCAAGGTCGTGCTCTTGAACACGGATCGCGAGCACACCTTTCGCGTCGAACCGGGGGACCGGATCGCCCAGGTGATCGTCATGCCGGTTTCGCGCGCCGTGTTCGCGCCGGTGCAGGAGCTGTCGGAGAGCGACCGGGGTGCGGGCGGGTTCGGGTCGACCGGCCTGCGGGACTGA
- a CDS encoding DUF3710 domain-containing protein, with translation MSEAEQREGDEIELREPAAVASDDAKSAPEDRADAGPFDASEVPAMRPYVDLGGIKVAPREGLQLRLEVDERANRVVAVSLEYAESLLQVQAFAAPKSTGLWHGVRGELAQQMTGQGAAVSEEAGALGPELLVRSQASAEQGGGTRIVRFIAVDGPRWMLRGVIMGKAAVDSAARDSVIDLFRELVVVRGEQPMPPSELLPLKVPAGVQAQRQPQAQAADPQGEATQA, from the coding sequence ATGAGCGAAGCAGAGCAGCGCGAAGGCGACGAGATCGAACTGCGCGAGCCGGCCGCGGTCGCATCGGACGACGCGAAGTCGGCCCCGGAAGACCGGGCCGACGCGGGCCCCTTCGACGCGAGTGAGGTTCCCGCGATGCGCCCGTACGTCGATCTCGGCGGGATCAAGGTGGCCCCCCGCGAGGGGCTCCAGCTGCGTCTCGAAGTCGACGAGCGCGCGAATCGGGTCGTGGCCGTCTCGCTCGAGTACGCGGAGTCGCTGCTGCAGGTGCAGGCGTTCGCGGCTCCGAAGTCCACGGGACTGTGGCACGGCGTGAGGGGCGAGCTCGCGCAGCAGATGACCGGGCAGGGAGCCGCCGTCTCCGAGGAGGCCGGCGCGCTCGGGCCCGAGCTGCTCGTGCGCAGTCAGGCATCCGCCGAGCAGGGCGGCGGCACCCGCATCGTGCGGTTCATCGCGGTCGACGGACCTCGCTGGATGCTGCGCGGGGTGATCATGGGCAAGGCGGCGGTCGACTCGGCGGCGCGCGACTCGGTGATCGACCTCTTCCGCGAGCTCGTGGTGGTGCGCGGCGAACAGCCGATGCCGCCGAGCGAGCTGCTGCCCCTGAAGGTGCCCGCGGGAGTGCAAGCCCAGCGTCAGCCCCAGGCGCAGGCGGCTGACCCCCAGGGCGAGGCCACGCAGGCGTGA